Within bacterium, the genomic segment TCATAGAGATCATCGGGCGTGAAAAAACGCGGTTCGTAGGTTTGTCGCCAACCGGCCAGTTCACCCTTTTGCGGCAGCAGGTTGATCAAGGTCTCCTGCAGATTCTCCTGCGCCCGGCCGCTGGTTAGGAGAAGGAGACTGGTGATCCCGGCGAGCGTCAGACGTTTTATAAAGTGGGGCATCATGGCATCCTCGCAAAGTGACGTCACGCCAGCGGCAGACGAAAGGTTTTTTTCAATTCCGCCACTCGTTCGCCGATGTTGAGACGATGCGAGCATGAGGCGGTGCAGGTTTTGCAAAGGCCGCAGACCTGCAATCCGTATGGCTCCGGCAGCGTCGACAGCGTCCAATCCGCGTGGCTGAGGTTGCCATAACTCCCGGCATACATGGCGGCGCGCATCAGGGTGGGGATATCGACATGATGCGGGCAGGTCGCCACGCAGGAGCGGCAGCTCTGGCATTGTGCTCCTGCCTCCAGCGCACCCAGTCTGATAAAGTTCTTTTCCTCTTCATCTAGATCCAGGTCCGCCGCAGCGGCCAGGTTGAGCTCCAGTTGATCAAAGGTGGTCATGCCGGGGATGGCGGTGGTCACTTCCTCATGCCGCAGCACCCATTTCAACGAGGCCTTGTGGTTCATGGGAATTTTTTCATCCCGCCGCTTGCCGCCCTGGGTTTTCATGGCCACAATGCCCAGCCCTTCTTCCTTGGCAGAGGCGATCGCTTTTTCTATCTCCTCTTTATCATCGCGCTGGAGGTTGAAGGCGATCTCGGCCACGTCATAGATTTTCGCATCCGCCGCTGCCCGCACCACCTCGGCGACGGGACCATGACAGCTGACGCCGATGAAGCGCACTTTGCCGGCTTTTTGGGCTGCCACCGCAGCGTTCATCAGCGGCTCATAGTTCACCATTTGGGCGGAATCGCAGGCATGAAGATAGAGGATATCGACGTAATCGGTCTGCAACCGTTCCAGGCTTAGATTCAGCATCTGGTTTAAATTCTCCGCCGTGGCCGCCGGCCCGCGGCCGCTTGCCCGGGTGATATAGGCGCCGGTCTGATGATCGCGCGCCAGCCATACTTTGGTGGCGATGATCAGCTTGTCTCGGCCGCCGCGCTCCTTGACCACGCGGCCGATGACGGTCTCGCTGTTTCCGCGCAGATACCCGTGCGCTGTGTCAAGATGAATGATGCCGGCGTCCAGAGCCCGTTTGATGAGATCCGGGCTGTCTGTGTTCATCACCCCGAAGCTGAGGATGGGAATTTTCACCCCTGTCCGGCCCAGAGTCCGGCTTTGCAATTTTATCTCCTCCACCTTAGCGGCTTGAGCGGCCGCCCGGCCCGGCCATGCGCAACCTGCCGCCAGCATGCCGATGGAACTGTTTTTAAGAAACTGTCGTCGCTCCATTCTGTTTAAGCTCATTCATCTTCCTCCGCAATGTTCTGTCTGTGATGGTTCACGTCCATGAATGATTAATGATATTGAAAAATAGAGTGATCCGCAAGGGAATTCCATCCCGTCTTGTCTGCGCCTGTCAAAGTTCGGCAGAGGAGAAATCGACAAAAATCCGGCGTTGCATGGTAAGGTAAATATCGATATAATGGACCATGTGCACAAACCTGCTCGCTCAAATCGACCGCTCTCCGCAGACGCCGGGCGTTTACCTGCTCAAGGACCGCGAAGGCGGCATCCTCTATGTGGGAAAATCAATCAACCTCCGCAAACGCCTTCAGCAGCACGGCGCTGCTTTGAAAGCGGAATGGATGGATCGCGATCATCGCCGGGTTCGTCATGTGGTCGATGTGACCTGGCAGGAGACTCATTCGGAATTGTATGCGCTTTTGCTCGAGGATTATCTGATCAAAAAGCATTGGCCCATGGCCAACGTGCGGCAAAAGGATTACCTTGAATACACTTATCTTGCCTTTTCCGCGGAGCCGCTGCCCCGTTTTGTGCTGATCGACGCACGGCAGCGTGCGGAAAATCCCCATTCCTTTGGGCCGTTTCGCGATCGCTATCACGCACAGGACATGCTTGAACTGGTGCAGGAGCGGTTCCGCCTGCGCACCTGTCCTGCGATAAGGGAAGGGGGATGCCTGCAGTGGGAGATCCACAGGTGCTCCGGACCCTGCCGCTCCCAGAAGGCCGGGGAGCGCTACCGGCGGACAATTGTCCGCGCTGCCGAGTCCCTCCGCTCACTGGATCCCTTTTTCCTTCGTTTTATCGAAAATAGAATGAAGGTGCATGCACAACATAAAGACTTTGAAACGGCCGCCCATTATCACGTCATGCTGCTGCGCTACCAAGGTTTGATCCACCGCAACAACTTTTTCACGATGTTTCGCAAGCACGGCTTGTTCATTCAGGAGAGCGGACGCTGGCCGAATACGTTTTTATTTCTTGAGGGAAGATTGGTGCAGCGGAACGGCGAACGGGTGGACGGGATGTTGGTGGAGGGCGTTGATTTCAATGAGACCTGTGCCAACGAATGGACTTTGGTCGATCGCGCTGAGGTGATCTATCGCTGGCTGCACAGTAGGCCGGGAGAAAACGCGATGGCCTTCATCGACCGCCGAGGTTGTCGCGATTCCTCGTACTCCTGACCAACGTTGTTGTTTGCGGTCAATCCCGGCCATTCTGGCGTCTGCGTGGTTGTCGTTTCTCCGTCCGTGCGGCGGCGATGAGTCCCAGCTGATGTTCATGGATTGGGAGTCTGGTGAGCGCAGCCGGCGGTCGTTGAATTCGCGCAACAAGACCGGCGCATTCTTTTTATTTCTTGCAAATAAGGGTATTATTCACTATATATTTTATGGGGTTCCGTTGACGGGCGGGGCAATCCGGACCGACTCATAAAAGCACTTTTACGCTTTTTTGCGCTCGGACGATCCAAACAGCCTTTGCACGGGGAATCACGCCGATGATCGGACAGACGATATCGCACTATCAGGTGCTGGAAAAGCTCGGTGAAGGCGGCATGGGCGTGGTGTACAAAGCTGAGGATAACCGGCTCAAACGGACAGTTGCACTCAAATTTCTCGCCTCCTCTTTAACCTCAGATCCGGAAGCGCGCAAGTGCTTCATTCATGAAGCGCAGGCCGCTTCGGCGCTGGATCATCCCAATATCTGCACCATTCACGAGATCCATGAAACGGCTGAAGGACAGCTGTTCATCGCCATGGCCTATTATCAGGGTGAAACCCTGAAGGAAAAAATTCAAAAGGGCCCCACCTGCCTGCAAGAGGCCCTGCATCTGGTGCGGCAGATCGGCGAAGGGCTGGCCAAAGCCCATGACAAAGGCATTGTACACCGGGATATCAAACCCGCCAATCTGATGGTCGTCGACAGCCGGCTGATTAAAATCCTCGATTTCGGCGTGGCGGAATTCCATCACCAGAGTCCCCTGTCCAGCCCCGGATTCCTCGTCGGCACACCGGCTTATATGTCTCCGGAACAGGCGTCGGGAAAACCTGTGGACCATCGCTCAGACATCTGGTCGGTCGGAGTCGTGCTCTATGAACTGCTGACCGCCAATCGTCCGTTCGCCGGAGAGAACGAGAGCCGTTTGATCGACAGCATCCTTCATGAACGTCCCTGGCCCATAGAAAAATACATCGGCGCCTTGTCCACGCCCATTCAAAAAGCAGTCGAAAAGATGCTGGCCAAGGATCCGAATGACCGTTATCAGAGTCTTTACGAGTTACTCTGCGATCTGGACAGTTATGAGAAGCAAACACGGTCGGCCTCCGAAACCCGGGTCATGACTGCGCCGCAGCCGGCGGTTCCCTCCATCGCCATCCTTCCTTTTGTGGATCTGAGCGCTGCGAAAGATCAAGAATATTTTTGCGACGGCCTGGCTGAAGAGATCATGGGTTCTCTGGCCCGGCTGAAAGGACTGCGGGTGGCGTCGAGAAATGCGGCCTTTCAGTTCAAAGGCAGAAATGCGGATATCCTTGAAATCGGCAAAAGTTTGAATGTCCAGAAAGTGCTGGAGGGCAGCATCCGTAAGGGCGGAAACCGGATTCGAATCGCCGTGCGCCTGATCAATACCTCGGATGGATTTCTGGTCTGGGCTGATGAGTATGAGCGGGAGCTGGCGGATATTTTCGCCATTCAAGATGACATCTCCGGCGCCGTGGTGACAAATCTGCAGCTCCAATTCGCTGGAGCCTGTGGCCCGGGTTCGGCGCGGCATTACACCGAAAATGTGGAGGCCTATTCCCACTATCTTCGCGGAAGGTTCTATTGGAACAAACGGACCACGGACTCGATTAAAAACGCGATCAGCCATTTTGAGGCGGCCATCCGGATCGATCCCGACTATGCCCTGGCCTACTCTGGTTTAGCGGACGCCCATATCGTATTGTGCCTGTACGGCAGAGTCGCTCCCGCTGAGGGCATGCCCAGGGCCATGGAGGCGGCTCAACGCGCGTTGCGAATCGATGAATGGCTGCCGGAAGCGCACATCTCTCTCGGCTGTGTCAAAGCCATCTATCAATGGAACTGGCATGAGGCGGAGCAATCCTTCATGCGCGGGATCGAGCTCAAGCC encodes:
- a CDS encoding twin-arginine translocation signal domain-containing protein, which codes for MSLNRMERRQFLKNSSIGMLAAGCAWPGRAAAQAAKVEEIKLQSRTLGRTGVKIPILSFGVMNTDSPDLIKRALDAGIIHLDTAHGYLRGNSETVIGRVVKERGGRDKLIIATKVWLARDHQTGAYITRASGRGPAATAENLNQMLNLSLERLQTDYVDILYLHACDSAQMVNYEPLMNAAVAAQKAGKVRFIGVSCHGPVAEVVRAAADAKIYDVAEIAFNLQRDDKEEIEKAIASAKEEGLGIVAMKTQGGKRRDEKIPMNHKASLKWVLRHEEVTTAIPGMTTFDQLELNLAAAADLDLDEEEKNFIRLGALEAGAQCQSCRSCVATCPHHVDIPTLMRAAMYAGSYGNLSHADWTLSTLPEPYGLQVCGLCKTCTASCSHRLNIGERVAELKKTFRLPLA
- a CDS encoding GIY-YIG nuclease family protein → MCTNLLAQIDRSPQTPGVYLLKDREGGILYVGKSINLRKRLQQHGAALKAEWMDRDHRRVRHVVDVTWQETHSELYALLLEDYLIKKHWPMANVRQKDYLEYTYLAFSAEPLPRFVLIDARQRAENPHSFGPFRDRYHAQDMLELVQERFRLRTCPAIREGGCLQWEIHRCSGPCRSQKAGERYRRTIVRAAESLRSLDPFFLRFIENRMKVHAQHKDFETAAHYHVMLLRYQGLIHRNNFFTMFRKHGLFIQESGRWPNTFLFLEGRLVQRNGERVDGMLVEGVDFNETCANEWTLVDRAEVIYRWLHSRPGENAMAFIDRRGCRDSSYS
- a CDS encoding protein kinase; the encoded protein is MIGQTISHYQVLEKLGEGGMGVVYKAEDNRLKRTVALKFLASSLTSDPEARKCFIHEAQAASALDHPNICTIHEIHETAEGQLFIAMAYYQGETLKEKIQKGPTCLQEALHLVRQIGEGLAKAHDKGIVHRDIKPANLMVVDSRLIKILDFGVAEFHHQSPLSSPGFLVGTPAYMSPEQASGKPVDHRSDIWSVGVVLYELLTANRPFAGENESRLIDSILHERPWPIEKYIGALSTPIQKAVEKMLAKDPNDRYQSLYELLCDLDSYEKQTRSASETRVMTAPQPAVPSIAILPFVDLSAAKDQEYFCDGLAEEIMGSLARLKGLRVASRNAAFQFKGRNADILEIGKSLNVQKVLEGSIRKGGNRIRIAVRLINTSDGFLVWADEYERELADIFAIQDDISGAVVTNLQLQFAGACGPGSARHYTENVEAYSHYLRGRFYWNKRTTDSIKNAISHFEAAIRIDPDYALAYSGLADAHIVLCLYGRVAPAEGMPRAMEAAQRALRIDEWLPEAHISLGCVKAIYQWNWHEAEQSFMRGIELKPDYAGAHHWYAINLLTPLGQFDKAVCEAQRALELEPFSLAIHAAVGLVYYFSRRYEDAIKYFKQALDKDPDFPANHFFLGQVYVQMARYQEALDCFQQAMHIDNDNTNMRATYAHAAAASGKTAEARALLEELLTLSRKQYVSAYDIAAVYIGLGEKETALSWLEKAADERAYLLSYIKVDPILDRLSEERRFHTVMDQIMGHAVSDDAHGPQP